The DNA sequence TCCGGTTGCAAGAACCTGAAGAAGATCACTGTTACGGCAGGAAAGCTGAAGACTATCGGTAAGAATGCATTTAAGGGAATTAATAAGAAAGCAACCATTACTGTGAAAGGAACAAAGAAAGCAAAGACAGCTTTAAAGAAACAGTTGAAAAAGAAATCCATCGGCTATGTAAAGACATGGAAAATTAAATAAAAAATCCTAAAAAGGATAAGCAGGAGGATGAAGGAGAAATGATACAAAAGAAGATAAGAAGCCTGATTTATACAGGCTTGTACTTAGTTCTGTGCGTATTGCTGTGCGGTGGAATCGGTAAGACTGCACAGGCGGCAGAGTCGAAAACATATAATGGTTTTATGTATGAAGAAAAAGAAAGTGAAATTACTATTACCGGTTATGTGGGGGATAAGACGGAAGTTGTAATTCCGGGGGAGATTAATGGTAAGAAGGTAACAACTATAGGAGACAGGGCATTTAATGATTGTACCGGTTTAACCAGTGTAACGATACCGGAGGGAGTAACAAGTATAGGAGATGATGCATTTTCGTTATGCGTAAAGCTGACCAGTATATCGTTACCAAAGAGTTTAACAAGTATAGGTAGTTGGGGATTTTCTGCTACCGGGCTGACCAGTATCACTATACCCGAAAATGTAAGAAGTATAGGATGTGAGGCTTTTTATGCATGTAAATTAAAAAAAGTAGTATTGCCGGAGGGAATAACAAGAATTTCCAGTAGAACATTTGCTATGTGCAGCAATTTAACCGATATAACGATACCTGATAGCGTAACAAGTATCGATGAGGGAGCATTTTGTGGCTGCGATAAGTTAGATTCTATTGTTATACCGGACAGTGTAATTGAAATTGATGTAAGAAAAAAGGGCGAGCCTTTGAACGTAAATCGGTGGCCTGCTTTTAGCAGAGGTGTTACGATTATCTGTAGTAAAAATTCCGCAGCATATAAATACGCAAAGGACAATAATTTACCAATCAAATTATTGTCCGGGAAAGAGAATCCATCAGATGATTCAAAACAGAATAATATAACTCCGGCGAAGAAAGGTACAACCCTTACCGTATCTTCCAAGAAGCTTAAAGTAAAGGTAACTTCATCTTCTAAGAAGAATCCAACTGTTACAGTGACAAAGATCACGGACAAGAAAGCCAAGAAGCTTACCATCCCGGCTACAGTAAAAGTAAAAGGTGTTACTTATAAGGTAACTGCAATATCAGATAAAGCATTTAAGGGTAACAAGAAGCTGATAACAGTTACAATCGGAAGTAACGTGACGAAGCTCGGTAAAGAAGCATTCTCCGGCTGTAAGAACCTGAAGAAGATCACAGTTACAACAGGAAAGCTGAAGACCATCAGTAAGAATGCATTCAAGGGAATTAATAAGAAAGCAACCATTACTGTGAAAGGCACAAAGAAAGCAAAGACAGCTTTAAAGAAACAGCTGAAAAAGAAATCCGTCGGATACGTAAAGACGTGGAAGATTAAATAATAGTATATCAATGCGGGATTTGTAAAAGCCGCAGAGCGATTGCAATTTATTAAAAGAGAGAAAGTGAAATATAAGATGATTTCACTTTCTCCTGACAAACGGTAAGGAGATGAATTAATATGAAACAATTTTTTAAGGCACACGCCATTTGGATTGGGCTGCTTGCAGTTCTGTTAGGATGCATGCTTTGTCCGAGTCAGGCAGATGCAAAGACGAAGACTTATCAGACACAGGACAACTATTATGGAGGCGGAAGTTGTTCTGTAGTGATCAGTAAAAATAAGGTTTACTATTCCATAACGGAGACAGGTAAAATCTTTTGCTATGATATCAAAACAAAAAAGACAAAAACAATAGCGAAAACAAATGGAAAAGGATTCTACAGATTAAAGAAAAAAGGTAATTATCTGTATGCAATTTATGACAATCACCGTGGATCTGACGGATCGGACAGATATATTGTACGCGTTTCCATTAAGAGTGGCAAAAAAACAACGCTTGCAAAAGGCGACAATTATGTATTAGCCGGAAAGAAAATTTACTATAATAAAACTAAGTTTATTAAGTCTGGATCTTACGGATACGAACAGTCGGCTGGTATATATTCAATGACACTCTCAGGAAAAAAGAAAAAGAGAGAAAAATCGGTTACTTTTAATAACCATCGTTATTCAAAAACGCCTATTAAGAATTCAAAAGGTTCTGTTGCAACCAGAGGATACAGTAAAAATGGTTATTATTTTTCAAAATCATTATGGTTTACTACATCAAAGGGAAAAGCAACAGAAATCTACAACATGTATAAGGATAAAAATGCATCCAATTATGGAAACATTGAGTATTTTACGTTGCAAGGTGATTACATTGTGTATAAAAAACATGACATATATAGCAATGCCAAGCTGGTTCTTGTAAAAACGAACGGAAAGGGTGAGAGAGTTATATATTCAGCACCTTCAGTAAGCGGCTGGTAAATC is a window from the Lachnospiraceae bacterium GAM79 genome containing:
- a CDS encoding leucine-rich repeat domain-containing protein; its protein translation is MIQKKIRSLIYTGLYLVLCVLLCGGIGKTAQAAESKTYNGFMYEEKESEITITGYVGDKTEVVIPGEINGKKVTTIGDRAFNDCTGLTSVTIPEGVTSIGDDAFSLCVKLTSISLPKSLTSIGSWGFSATGLTSITIPENVRSIGCEAFYACKLKKVVLPEGITRISSRTFAMCSNLTDITIPDSVTSIDEGAFCGCDKLDSIVIPDSVIEIDVRKKGEPLNVNRWPAFSRGVTIICSKNSAAYKYAKDNNLPIKLLSGKENPSDDSKQNNITPAKKGTTLTVSSKKLKVKVTSSSKKNPTVTVTKITDKKAKKLTIPATVKVKGVTYKVTAISDKAFKGNKKLITVTIGSNVTKLGKEAFSGCKNLKKITVTTGKLKTISKNAFKGINKKATITVKGTKKAKTALKKQLKKKSVGYVKTWKIK